One window of Sphingobacteriales bacterium genomic DNA carries:
- a CDS encoding T9SS type A sorting domain-containing protein: MERPGGYSATGNVLSIPNSTPAMSGVYVVTVTNAGGCTASNSRNITVYPLPNAVITGNTNICVGSTLILSASGGTSYVWSGPGFSSTSANISRANATVAMSGTYTVTVTGTGGCKSTASVLVTVNAKPVITITGATSVCSGTTITFTATGGVSYAWSGPGGFTDTGATMERPGATTAMAGVYKVTVTNAAGCTNTASKSVTVLASPNAVITGMSSVCVGANLSQSASGGTSYLWSFPDGPTANTAAFVRIGATLPMGGTYTVTVTASNGCKSTASKVIAVSACKSDLTGEEMVQELTAYPNPTGGLTTIAFTSVEAEHVSLSVFNTEGKEVATLFNGQTESLTNYEFELDLSLLAPGLYYAVLHPANGQIQRIKLIVTR, encoded by the coding sequence ATGGAGCGGCCCGGCGGGTATAGTGCAACGGGCAATGTATTGTCAATTCCCAACTCAACACCTGCCATGTCGGGAGTATATGTAGTTACGGTAACTAACGCAGGAGGATGCACGGCCTCCAACAGCCGCAACATCACGGTATATCCGTTGCCCAATGCGGTGATTACGGGCAATACCAATATCTGTGTGGGCAGCACGCTGATATTAAGTGCATCGGGCGGAACATCCTACGTTTGGAGCGGGCCGGGCTTTAGTTCCACCTCTGCCAATATCAGCCGTGCCAATGCGACTGTGGCGATGAGCGGAACATATACCGTTACCGTAACAGGAACAGGCGGATGTAAATCAACGGCAAGTGTGCTGGTAACGGTCAATGCAAAACCGGTTATCACCATTACAGGCGCAACCAGCGTTTGCAGCGGAACCACCATTACCTTTACGGCAACAGGAGGGGTTAGCTACGCCTGGAGTGGTCCGGGTGGATTTACCGACACCGGCGCAACGATGGAACGACCGGGTGCTACCACTGCAATGGCAGGGGTTTACAAAGTAACCGTTACCAACGCCGCTGGTTGTACCAATACGGCAAGCAAGAGCGTTACCGTGTTAGCCTCTCCCAATGCGGTGATTACCGGAATGTCGTCGGTCTGCGTAGGAGCAAACCTTTCTCAGTCTGCTTCGGGCGGTACCTCCTATTTATGGAGCTTCCCCGATGGACCGACCGCCAACACGGCAGCATTTGTCCGTATCGGAGCAACGCTGCCAATGGGAGGAACCTATACCGTAACCGTAACGGCAAGCAACGGCTGCAAGTCAACGGCAAGTAAAGTGATAGCAGTCAGTGCGTGTAAATCTGATTTGACCGGCGAGGAAATGGTGCAAGAACTGACCGCCTATCCCAACCCGACCGGAGGTCTGACCACAATCGCCTTTACCTCTGTGGAGGCCGAACATGTTTCGTTGTCGGTATTTAACACCGAGGGCAAGGAAGTTGCAACGCTGTTCAACGGGCAGACGGAATCACTTACCAACTACGAGTTTGAGTTAGACCTGAGCCTGTTAGCCCCCGGCTTATATTATGCAGTATTGCATCCTGCTAACGGGCAAATTCAGCGGATTAAGCTGATAGTAACCAGATAA
- a CDS encoding T9SS type A sorting domain-containing protein: protein MRNFIVALTICLFVGVIPKIAAQTPYSNYIDYTSEWTILNISLDTDFNGTYCGSFGTIYHKSYLTYYITGDTVVNSMAYYKMEYNLIDSIFCVNGANIPFVTTNTSIHPSKPIREDSLKRFYYLNTNGTEVNFVDFNYNIGSTVTTCTISDIDTIYFNETPLKKYCCSCFQPDSFNAFIIEGIGYGRGFFDFWGCSMGIESSFTSVSYRKQGIELDFNSVTTCSLLPTDIAPSKVKENTLYVYPNPGFGTYQIHSDYPITCAKVYNTFGQIIYETETAQIDIHFVPAGMYFVYINTQAGPVLQKIIKW from the coding sequence ATGAGAAACTTTATTGTTGCTTTGACAATTTGCCTTTTTGTGGGGGTGATTCCAAAAATCGCAGCCCAAACTCCGTATTCTAACTATATTGATTATACAAGCGAATGGACTATTCTGAATATAAGCTTAGATACAGATTTTAATGGCACTTATTGCGGCTCTTTTGGCACTATATATCATAAGTCCTATCTTACTTATTACATCACCGGCGATACAGTAGTAAATAGTATGGCTTACTATAAAATGGAATACAATTTAATAGATTCTATTTTTTGTGTCAATGGAGCTAATATCCCGTTTGTTACTACAAATACCTCCATTCACCCCTCAAAACCAATCAGGGAAGACAGTTTGAAAAGATTTTATTATCTCAATACTAACGGCACGGAGGTAAATTTTGTGGATTTTAACTACAACATTGGCAGTACTGTTACTACTTGCACTATCAGCGATATTGATACCATTTACTTTAACGAAACGCCTCTGAAAAAATACTGCTGCTCTTGTTTTCAACCGGATAGTTTCAATGCTTTTATTATTGAAGGGATTGGGTATGGTAGAGGTTTTTTTGATTTCTGGGGTTGTTCTATGGGTATAGAAAGCTCTTTTACATCTGTTTCCTATCGAAAACAGGGAATTGAGCTTGATTTTAACAGTGTAACGACCTGTTCCCTTTTGCCAACCGATATTGCGCCTTCTAAAGTAAAAGAAAATACCTTGTATGTATATCCCAATCCCGGATTTGGCACTTACCAAATTCACTCCGATTATCCCATCACCTGTGCGAAAGTTTATAACACATTCGGACAAATCATTTATGAAACAGAAACTGCTCAAATAGATATCCACTTTGTACCGGCAGGTATGTATTTTGTATATATCAATACACAGGCAGGACCCGTTTTGCAAAAAATAATCAAGTGGTAG
- a CDS encoding alpha-glucosidase, with protein MLRSQPTNPEWYQQTVIYQIYPRSFQDSNDDGIGDLNGIINRLDYLKDLGVETIWISPFFQSPQQDFGYDISNYLDIAPEYGNIEDAERLIAEVHRRQMYIVLDMVMNHTSDEHEWFTESKSNRTNPKADWYIWKDGKGNKPPNNWHSMIGERGWHYEKSRDQWYYASFLPFQPDLNYRNPEVKNAMFDIVRFWLNKGVDGFRLDIFNAIMKDTSFKDNPFSLRLIPGTSNPDGLFQEHRYNINHPDGFVLAKDLRKVIDEYDHPKRFTLGEVFGPHPTIKQYLGNGTDALNLVFQFDLLHFKFNATFLKQLIQTYGNEYPAPYLPTLVFGNHDQKRSIGRVNNNREKAKLLALFQLTARGVPVMYMGEEIGMTNADIPLKKAKDPVAKRLEWLPQWIINLIPVALNRDICRTPMQWNNNRNAGFSDATPWLPVNPDVETINVETQIKDSSSLLNTYRNLLNLRKTFTALQSGNIALIKEVPADILAYQRQQEGELVIGVYLNFSEKPVKVASNFTQLILQTQPGGRIEAGWLILPPLGGVVVN; from the coding sequence ATGCTCAGGTCGCAGCCAACTAATCCCGAATGGTATCAACAAACGGTAATTTACCAGATATATCCCCGCTCATTTCAGGACAGCAATGATGACGGCATTGGCGACCTCAACGGCATCATCAACCGGTTGGACTATCTCAAAGACCTCGGTGTCGAAACCATCTGGATTTCCCCGTTTTTCCAAAGCCCGCAGCAGGACTTTGGATATGATATCAGCAACTACCTCGACATTGCGCCCGAATATGGCAACATAGAAGATGCAGAGAGGTTGATTGCTGAAGTTCACCGCCGACAGATGTACATCGTATTGGATATGGTGATGAACCATACCTCTGACGAACACGAATGGTTTACAGAGTCGAAAAGCAACCGCACCAACCCCAAAGCCGATTGGTATATCTGGAAAGACGGCAAGGGCAACAAGCCGCCAAACAACTGGCATTCTATGATTGGGGAAAGGGGATGGCATTACGAAAAATCGCGCGACCAATGGTATTACGCTTCTTTTTTACCGTTTCAGCCCGACCTGAACTATCGCAATCCGGAGGTAAAAAACGCGATGTTCGATATTGTCCGGTTTTGGTTAAACAAAGGCGTTGACGGGTTCAGGCTCGATATTTTTAACGCCATTATGAAAGATACTTCTTTCAAAGACAACCCCTTTAGCTTAAGATTGATACCGGGTACTTCCAATCCGGATGGCTTGTTTCAGGAACACCGCTACAATATCAACCATCCCGACGGGTTTGTGCTGGCCAAAGATTTGCGCAAAGTCATTGATGAGTACGACCATCCCAAACGCTTTACCCTGGGAGAGGTTTTCGGTCCGCATCCTACCATCAAACAATATTTGGGAAACGGGACAGATGCTTTGAACCTTGTTTTTCAGTTCGATTTGCTGCATTTTAAGTTTAACGCTACTTTTTTGAAACAACTGATTCAGACTTACGGGAACGAGTACCCTGCTCCATATCTGCCCACACTTGTTTTTGGAAATCACGACCAAAAACGAAGTATTGGCCGGGTGAACAACAACAGGGAAAAAGCCAAACTGCTGGCATTGTTTCAATTGACCGCAAGAGGAGTGCCCGTGATGTATATGGGTGAAGAAATAGGGATGACCAATGCAGACATTCCGCTAAAAAAAGCCAAAGACCCGGTTGCAAAGCGTTTAGAATGGCTTCCACAATGGATTATAAACCTGATACCTGTGGCGTTAAACAGAGACATTTGCCGGACTCCGATGCAATGGAACAACAACAGGAACGCCGGATTTTCGGATGCCACACCCTGGCTGCCGGTAAACCCTGATGTGGAAACAATAAACGTAGAAACCCAAATAAAAGACAGTAGTTCTTTACTGAACACTTACCGAAACTTGCTGAATCTGCGGAAAACTTTTACAGCCCTGCAAAGTGGAAATATAGCCCTGATAAAAGAAGTGCCTGCTGATATTCTTGCTTATCAAAGACAACAGGAAGGCGAACTTGTCATAGGCGTTTATCTGAATTTTTCGGAAAAACCCGTCAAAGTCGCTTCAAATTTCACCCAATTGATATTGCAAACTCAACCCGGGGGCAGGATAGAAGCAGGTTGGTTAATTTTACCCCCATTAGGTGGAGTGGTGGTAAACTGA
- a CDS encoding YraN family protein, which produces MAKHIETGKLGEKMAVLFLKTKGYQILETNWRFEKSEIDIIAQKSGLIVFVEVKTRSTNYFGYPEEYVDKGKQRLMSKAASAYLAANCEDCEMRFDVISITLPKKTHPEIKHIEDAFFLYDEP; this is translated from the coding sequence ATGGCAAAACATATAGAAACCGGAAAGCTTGGTGAAAAAATGGCCGTACTTTTTCTAAAAACTAAGGGATACCAAATCTTAGAAACCAACTGGCGTTTTGAAAAAAGCGAGATAGATATTATTGCCCAGAAAAGCGGTCTGATTGTATTTGTCGAAGTTAAAACCCGAAGTACCAATTACTTTGGATATCCCGAAGAATATGTTGATAAAGGTAAACAAAGGTTAATGAGCAAAGCGGCATCAGCCTATCTTGCGGCCAATTGTGAGGATTGTGAAATGAGGTTTGATGTTATTTCTATTACCCTGCCCAAAAAAACTCATCCGGAAATCAAACATATCGAAGATGCTTTTTTCCTCTACGACGAGCCGTAA
- a CDS encoding UbiA family prenyltransferase, whose translation MSSPNLSNRLSEAWNYKAPVLVSVPYFFAIIGSLDVFQTFVAMVASYCTIAGIAAFGYFINDLSDVKQDSDAGKPNFIAKLSTGQRVGLMVVILMLALLPWWYLPLTFLTATCLFIQFLLFLVYSLPPFRLKERGLFGIFTDAAYAHANPALLAALTFSVIIKMPVSEIAGYLVCLFCWQMFWGIRNILNHQLEDLDNDRAAGVKTWVQSFPTGKIERLISRYLIPLELVTFSLFVLSHTVQTIFLSELVLFPIFALVQFIALYLAGQLPIGFLNRTTLLTTRLYLVWLPLTLLLIGVFHLTSNLWLIVLHYLLFPKMKGLTISPFIFIAGYIYNEVRLPRYTLNEMVSEFKLKIRQARKQK comes from the coding sequence ATGTCAAGTCCGAACTTATCTAACCGTTTGTCTGAAGCGTGGAACTACAAAGCTCCCGTATTGGTTTCGGTGCCTTATTTTTTTGCAATAATAGGGTCTTTAGATGTCTTTCAAACCTTTGTCGCGATGGTTGCCTCCTACTGCACAATTGCCGGGATCGCTGCCTTCGGCTATTTTATCAACGACCTATCCGATGTAAAACAGGACTCAGATGCCGGAAAACCCAATTTCATTGCTAAACTTTCGACAGGTCAACGGGTTGGTTTGATGGTTGTCATTCTGATGTTGGCGTTGCTGCCATGGTGGTATCTTCCGCTCACTTTCCTGACAGCAACTTGCCTGTTCATTCAGTTTTTGTTGTTTTTGGTCTATTCTTTACCCCCTTTCAGACTGAAAGAACGGGGTCTGTTCGGAATTTTTACCGATGCAGCTTACGCACATGCCAACCCTGCTCTATTGGCGGCTCTGACATTTAGTGTAATCATTAAAATGCCCGTTTCTGAAATTGCCGGTTATTTGGTTTGTCTGTTTTGCTGGCAAATGTTTTGGGGTATCAGAAACATCCTCAACCATCAGTTGGAAGACCTCGACAATGACAGGGCGGCAGGAGTTAAAACCTGGGTTCAATCATTTCCGACCGGAAAAATTGAACGGTTGATTTCGCGGTATTTAATTCCACTTGAGTTGGTTACATTTTCGTTATTCGTTTTATCCCATACTGTTCAAACCATTTTCTTATCGGAACTTGTGCTTTTTCCGATCTTTGCTTTGGTTCAGTTTATAGCCTTGTATTTAGCAGGACAGCTTCCGATTGGGTTTTTAAATAGAACAACCCTGTTGACAACTCGATTGTATTTGGTTTGGTTGCCATTGACTTTGTTGCTGATCGGGGTCTTTCATCTAACTTCCAATTTGTGGTTAATTGTATTGCATTATCTGCTTTTCCCCAAAATGAAAGGGCTGACAATTTCACCGTTCATTTTTATCGCGGGTTATATCTACAATGAAGTTCGCTTACCCCGTTATACCTTGAATGAAATGGTTTCGGAATTTAAACTAAAAATCAGACAAGCAAGAAAACAAAAGTAA
- a CDS encoding phytanoyl-CoA dioxygenase family protein: MPVISNQMPPVFNNPEHQAVFEQDGYIVIPNFLTSEEISELTKVYQSMEHPNPIGFHRTYDNPDKAYKTRLSQAIHQTVTPKTTALLSGYRYFLASYMVKEPGSDTAFELHQNWNFVDESKHQSVVLWIPLVDTNEQNGTMYVVKGSNRLMPTFRGGPYIPSVFENILSHIKQHYLTPIPLKAGDALILDDALLHYTSPNHSNHTRYAMAQVMIPKAATPVYYYLSEPSDTRLHVFEIDMDFYLFYNNRYPKGEYPQDMKHIGTIPYSHRPLNEIAFDRLYFEHNPQLIKRKPFQVLRQLKNNLLRLFKSE, translated from the coding sequence ATGCCGGTTATATCAAACCAAATGCCTCCTGTTTTTAACAATCCCGAACATCAAGCGGTCTTTGAACAGGATGGATATATTGTTATCCCCAACTTTCTGACTTCGGAAGAAATATCGGAGCTAACCAAAGTCTATCAAAGTATGGAACATCCTAATCCCATTGGATTTCACCGCACTTATGACAACCCCGATAAAGCATACAAAACGCGGTTAAGCCAGGCTATTCATCAGACAGTAACACCAAAAACAACCGCTTTGCTTTCTGGCTACCGCTATTTTCTTGCTTCGTATATGGTCAAAGAGCCGGGCAGCGATACCGCATTTGAACTGCATCAAAACTGGAATTTTGTGGATGAAAGCAAACATCAATCGGTCGTTTTATGGATACCGTTAGTGGATACAAACGAGCAAAACGGAACCATGTATGTCGTAAAAGGCTCAAACCGTTTGATGCCAACCTTCAGAGGAGGTCCGTACATTCCTTCCGTTTTTGAAAACATTCTGAGCCATATCAAGCAGCATTACCTCACACCGATACCTTTAAAAGCAGGCGATGCTCTGATTTTGGACGATGCTCTGCTGCACTACACCTCGCCCAACCATAGCAACCATACCCGTTATGCAATGGCACAGGTAATGATTCCGAAAGCCGCAACACCGGTTTACTACTACCTTTCCGAACCATCGGACACTAGGCTTCATGTTTTTGAAATAGACATGGATTTTTATCTTTTCTACAACAACCGTTATCCGAAAGGAGAATATCCTCAGGACATGAAACACATTGGCACCATTCCCTATTCACATCGCCCGTTGAACGAAATAGCCTTCGACCGCTTATATTTTGAACACAATCCCCAACTTATCAAGCGAAAACCTTTTCAGGTCCTGCGCCAGTTGAAAAACAACCTTCTCCGGCTTTTTAAATCGGAATAG